Proteins encoded together in one Anguilla anguilla isolate fAngAng1 chromosome 9, fAngAng1.pri, whole genome shotgun sequence window:
- the dnajb13 gene encoding dnaJ homolog subfamily B member 13, giving the protein MGQDYYAALDINRSATDADIKKAYRRLALKYHPHTNCQTGAYEKFSQIAEAYDVLSDLRKKATYDKFGEEGLKGGIPPECGGNGACTTGYSYHENPEKVFRDFFGGDNPFSDFHVEDRSEVNIRFGGLHGRGVKKQDPPIERDLHLALEDLFFGCTKKIKISRRVMNEDGHTSSIKDKILTIHVKPGWKQGTRITFEKEGDQGPNSIPADIVFIVREKRHARFSRQQDNLIYTSNIFLERALTGFSVEVETLDGRLLNIPINDIVHPKYSKVVPGEGMPFSDNPSQRGDLIIQFDIHFPEKLSSEKKRLIKQALSV; this is encoded by the exons atgggTCAAGATTATTATGCTGCTTTGGATATAAACAGAAGTGCCACCGACGCAGACATCAAAAAAGC TTACCGAAGACTTGCGTTGAAATACCATCCTCACACAAACTGTCAAACGGGTGCCTATGAAAAGTTCAGTCAGATTGCTGAGGCATATGATGTTTTGAGTGACC TAAGGAAGAAAGCGACATACGACAAATTTGGGGAAGAAGGCCTAAAAGGAGGCATTCCACCTGAGTGTGGAGGGAATGGAGCTTGTACCACTGGGTATTCCTATCATGAAAATCCAGAAAAGGTTTTCAGGGATTTCTTTGGTGGAGACAACCCTTTCTCAG ATTTTCATGTTGAGGACAGGAGTGAGGTTAACATAAGGTTTGGAGGCCTGCATGGACGGGGGGTGAAGAAGCAAGATCCCCCAATTGAGAGAGATCTGCACCTGGCTCTTGAGGACCTGTTCTTTGGTTGTACCAAGAAGATCAAAATATCTCGACGG gTTATGAATGAAGATGGACATACCTCCAGTATCAAGGACAAGATTCTAACCATCCATGTAAAACCGGGCTGGAAGCAAGGGACAAGAATAACTTTTGAAAAAGAGGGGGACCAG GGACCCAACAGTATCCCAGCagacattgttttcattgtacGGGAGAAGAGGCATGCACGGTTTTCCCGGCAACAGGACAATTTAATCTACACGTCCAATATCTTCCTGGAGAGG GCTCTGACCGGGTTCTCTGTAGAGGTGGAGACCCTAGATGGCAGACTGCTCAACATTCCTATCAACGACATTGTGCA CCCTAAATACAGCAAAGTGGTGCCGGGTGAAGGAATGCCCTTTTCCGACAACCCCAGCCAGAGAGGGGACCTCATTATCCAGTTTGACATCCACTTCCCAGAAAAACTGTCCTCAGAGAAGAAGAGGCTGATCAAGCAAGCCCTTTCCGTTTGA
- the LOC118236179 gene encoding mitochondrial uncoupling protein 2-like, whose protein sequence is MVGIKPTELAPTATIKFFGAGTAGCIADLITFPLDTAKVRLQIQGEAKAVDGAKGVKYRGVFGTIATMVRTEGPRSLYNGLVAGLQRQMSFASVRIGLYDSMKQFYTRGSENASIVSRLMAGCTTGAMAVAIAQPTDVVKVRFQAQVRPADGVKRYNGTMDAYRTIARDEGIRGLWKGCMPNITRNAIVNCAELVTYDIIKELILKYDLMTDNLPCHFTAAFGAGWCTTIVASPVDVVKTRFMNSTPGQYSNAVNCAVTMLTKEGPTAFYKGFMPSFLRLGSWNIVMFVSYEQIKRAMTIAQQSWESPF, encoded by the exons ATGGTtggaatcaaacccacagaaCTGGCACCAACTGCCACCATAAAGTTCTTTGGAGCTGGAACTGCAGGATGTATTGCGGACCTTATCACATTCCCACTAGACACTGCTAAAGTCAGGCTGCAG ATACAAGGAGAGGCGAAGGCAGTGGATGGGGCCAAAGGAGTGAAGTATCGCGGTGTGTTTGGCACCATTGCCACCATGGTGCGCACAGAGGGGCCCAGGAGTCTGTACAATGGGCTGGTAGCAGGGCTGCAGAGACAGATGAGCTTTGCCTCAGTTCGTATCGGGCTCTACGACTCCATGAAGCAGTTCTACACCCGAGGATCAGAGA ACGCCAGTATTGTCAGTCGGCTGATGGCGGGCTGCACAACAGGGGCAATGGCTGTGGCAATTGCTCAGCCGACAGATGTGGTCAAAGTACGTTTCCAGGCCCAGGTGAGACCGGCAGATGGGGTGAAGAGGTACAACGGCACCATGGATGCCTACAGGACTATCGCCAGGGACGAAGGCATCAGGGGACTCTGGAAAG GTTGTATGCCTAATATAACACGCAATGCCATTGTGAACTGCGCAGAGCTGGTGACCTATGACATCATCAAGGAGCTCATTCTGAAATATGACCTCATGACAG ACAATTTGCCCTGTCACTTCACTGCCGCTTTTGGTGCTGGTTGGTGCACCACCATTGTGGCGTCTCCGGTTGATGTGGTGAAGACTCGTTTCATGAACTCTACTCCCGGCCAGTACAGCAATGCCGTAAACTGTGCAGTCACCATGCTGACCAAGGAGGGACCCACTGCTTTCTACAAAGG GTTTATGCCATCCTTCCTTAGACTGGGCTCCTGGAACATTGTAATGTTTGTCTCCTATGAGCAAATCAAGAGAGCTATGACTATAGCACAACAGTCCTGGGAATCCCCCTTCTGA
- the ucp2 gene encoding mitochondrial uncoupling protein 2, with product MVGFGPVDMPPTATVKFLGAGTAACIADLFTFPLDTAKVRLQIQGEAKAAGGGVKVTRYHGVFGTITTMVRTEGARSLYKGLVAGLQRQMSFASVRIGLYDSVKQFYTKGSEHAGIGSRLLAGCTTGAMAVAVAQPTDVVKVRFQAQASTTGASKRYQSTMHAYRTIAREEGMRGLWKGTGPNVARNAIVNCTELVTYDLIKDALLKTTPMTDDLPCHFTSAFGAGFCTTIIASPVDVVKTRYMNSARGQYRSALNCALTMITKEGPTAFYKGFMPSFLRLGSWNVVMFVTYEQLKRAMMVARHNWAVPL from the exons ATGGTTGGATTTGGACCAGTTGATATGCCCCCCACAGCCACTGTGAAGTTCCTTGGGGCAGGAACGGCAGCTTGCATCGCTGACCTCTTCACCTTTCCACTGGATACAGCCAAAGTCAGGCTGCAG ATCCAGGGTGAAGCCAaagctgctggtggtggtgtcAAGGTGACACGGTACCACGGTGTGTTTGGCACCATCACCACCATGGTGCGTACAGAGGGGGCCAGGAGTCTGTACAAAGGGCTGGTGGCAGGGCTGCAGAGACAGATGAGCTTCGCCTCAGTCCGTATTGGGCTCTACGACTCCGTCAAGCAGTTCTACACCAAGGGATCTGAGC ATGCTGGGATTGGCAGTCGCCTGCTGGCAGGCTGCACCACAGGAGCCATGGCAGTTGCCGTGGCTCAGCCTACAGATGTGGTGAAGGTCCGATTCCAGGCACAGGCCAGCACCACAGGTGCTAGCAAACGTTACCAGAGCACCATGCATGCCTATCGGACTATTGCCAGGGAGGAAGGCATGCGCGGACTGTGGAAAG GAACTGGGCCCAACGTTGCCCGCAATGCTATTGTGAACTGCACGGAGCTGGTGACTTACGATCTCATCAAAGATGCTCTCCTGAAAACCACTCCAATGACTG ATGACCTTCCCTGCCACTTTACGTCTGCATTTGGAGCAGGCTTTTGTACCACCATTATTGCCTCCCCTGTGGATGTGGTGAAGACAAGATACATGAACTCTGCCCGAGGCCAGTACCGCAGTGCCTTAAACTGTGCCCTCACAATGATTACAAAGGAGGGGCCCACTGCCTTCTACAAGGG GTTCATGCCCTCTTTCCTGAGGCTGGGGTCCTGGAACGTGGTGATGTTCGTCACTTACGAGCAGCTGAAGCGTGCCATGATGGTGGCTCGCCACAACTGGGCCGTTCCTCTGTGA